One region of Rhizobium sp. 007 genomic DNA includes:
- a CDS encoding response regulator: MDTDRILVVDDDPRIRQMLVRYFEDSGYKVRAVGDGAEMRAELAKTGYAAIFLDLVLPKGENGLELLRELRNTSDVPVLMLTGQDDITDRVVGLELGADDYIAKPFHLRELLARLRTVLRRRNACLTTPRSSGEEECFHFEGWRLDIGRRRLTSPCGEDVPLTTGEFDMLLVFLRNTGRVLSRETLMDMTRNRSFAAFDRAIDAQIARLRKKIETDPKDPSLIQSVRGVGYVFTAQLR; the protein is encoded by the coding sequence ATGGACACGGATCGTATTCTGGTGGTCGACGACGATCCCCGGATAAGACAGATGTTGGTTCGGTATTTCGAAGATAGCGGATACAAGGTGCGCGCAGTCGGCGATGGCGCCGAAATGCGCGCTGAACTGGCCAAGACCGGCTACGCGGCGATCTTTCTGGACCTTGTTCTTCCGAAGGGCGAAAATGGCCTCGAACTGTTGAGGGAACTCCGCAACACGTCCGACGTACCGGTCCTGATGCTGACCGGTCAGGACGACATCACTGACAGGGTTGTCGGTCTGGAATTGGGTGCGGATGACTATATCGCAAAACCCTTCCACCTCCGCGAGCTTCTAGCACGGCTCCGTACCGTCCTGCGCCGCCGCAACGCGTGCCTCACAACCCCCCGCTCGTCAGGAGAGGAGGAGTGTTTTCACTTCGAAGGATGGCGCCTGGATATCGGCCGCCGCCGGCTGACATCTCCGTGCGGGGAGGATGTGCCCCTGACAACCGGCGAGTTCGACATGCTGCTCGTCTTCCTGCGGAATACCGGGCGCGTTCTTAGCCGTGAGACATTGATGGACATGACAAGAAATCGCAGCTTCGCGGCCTTCGACCGCGCCATTGACGCTCAAATCGCGCGGTTGAGAAAGAAAATCGAGACCGACCCGAAGGATCCCAGTCTGATTCAATCCGTGAGGGGCGTCGGCTACGTGTTCACCGCACAACTGCGCTAA
- a CDS encoding universal stress protein: MLDRRCREIDGLTTDMVRLEKRVREIETLLGAMHLRCEVNTHYGDQDSVGDAVRQRALYADLTIIGPLLLGDRDLALSVIDGSLAETGKPLLVVPKGAKATLCPRHVLVGWDWRVEAFRAVREATRLLSRSKEVRVVMSDREAACNGNRDPGADIADYLARHGVRVAVDRMPSVGPSLDAVLARHAADASADMIVMGAHGYRGLRQRIFGGATRWIPEKLPLPLFLAR; encoded by the coding sequence ATGTTGGACAGACGGTGCCGTGAAATCGATGGACTGACGACCGACATGGTCAGGCTGGAAAAGCGGGTTAGGGAAATCGAGACACTGCTGGGAGCCATGCACCTTCGCTGCGAGGTCAACACGCACTATGGCGACCAGGACAGTGTCGGTGATGCTGTGCGACAGCGGGCGCTTTATGCAGATCTAACAATAATCGGACCCTTACTTCTTGGAGACCGTGATCTCGCGCTGTCAGTTATTGACGGCAGTCTGGCCGAAACGGGAAAGCCGCTACTTGTTGTGCCGAAGGGCGCGAAGGCAACTCTGTGCCCACGGCACGTGCTGGTCGGATGGGATTGGCGCGTCGAGGCGTTCCGTGCGGTTCGAGAGGCTACGCGTCTCCTGTCTCGATCGAAGGAAGTTCGTGTCGTGATGTCCGATCGCGAAGCAGCCTGCAACGGAAACCGCGATCCGGGCGCCGACATTGCTGACTACCTCGCTCGGCACGGTGTTCGCGTGGCGGTCGATCGAATGCCGAGCGTCGGCCCATCACTCGACGCGGTCCTTGCGCGGCATGCAGCGGACGCATCCGCGGATATGATCGTCATGGGCGCTCACGGGTACCGGGGGCTGCGTCAACGAATCTTTGGCGGCGCCACGAGATGGATCCCTGAGAAGCTGCCATTGCCGCTGTTTTTGGCTCGATAA
- a CDS encoding OmpW family protein yields the protein MTINKIAYAIIVAGTVAAACEADASDLIIAPDAAIPSPWQVRLRALGAITNDSGRVGGLTGSDLSYSDSVFPEFDISYFFNDNIAAELILGTTYAKVHGRGSIAGLGEVGKTWLLPPTLMLQYHFTDFGAFRPYVGAGVNYTKFYNQSGNTAESLHVKNAFGVALQVGFDYMIDDHWGLNVDAKKIFLRPNFDANVGGNNVTGKAKLDPFLIGAGITYRF from the coding sequence ATGACGATCAACAAAATTGCATATGCCATTATCGTCGCAGGGACTGTCGCGGCGGCTTGTGAAGCTGACGCGTCCGACTTGATCATCGCACCCGATGCGGCCATCCCTAGCCCATGGCAGGTACGCCTGCGCGCGCTCGGCGCCATCACAAACGACTCTGGCCGGGTTGGTGGATTAACGGGCTCCGACCTCTCTTACTCTGACTCGGTCTTCCCAGAATTCGACATCTCCTATTTCTTCAATGACAATATCGCGGCCGAGCTCATCCTGGGCACGACCTATGCCAAGGTTCACGGTCGTGGCTCAATTGCCGGTTTAGGTGAGGTCGGCAAGACTTGGCTGCTGCCGCCGACATTAATGCTGCAATACCATTTCACCGATTTTGGTGCCTTCCGACCCTATGTGGGCGCTGGCGTGAACTATACAAAGTTCTACAATCAGTCAGGCAATACCGCCGAGAGCCTCCACGTCAAGAACGCGTTTGGCGTGGCCTTGCAGGTTGGTTTCGATTACATGATCGATGATCATTGGGGTCTCAACGTTGACGCGAAGAAGATCTTCTTAAGGCCGAATTTCGACGCTAATGTCGGCGGAAACAACGTCACTGGCAAAGCGAAGCTCGATCCCTTCCTCATCGGCGCTGGCATTACGTATCGCTTTTAA
- a CDS encoding sugar O-acetyltransferase: MTRSEKEKMLAGEMYNAADPEIQADLLVTGAWLKRYNNTLGDPADQWHVLLCERLGEVGPGAVIRPPFHCDYGFNIRIGAHVYLNFNCVILDVAEVTIGEGTAIGPAVQIYTADHPHDPEQRQAGLQFGRPVRIGRHVWIGGGAIILPGVTIGDNAVVGAGSVVTRDVPAGAKVLGSPARVKGC, encoded by the coding sequence ATGACACGCAGTGAAAAAGAGAAGATGCTGGCAGGCGAGATGTACAATGCGGCGGATCCGGAAATCCAAGCCGACCTGCTGGTCACCGGGGCTTGGCTGAAGCGGTACAATAATACACTGGGCGACCCCGCCGATCAGTGGCATGTGCTCCTCTGCGAGCGGCTAGGAGAGGTCGGGCCTGGAGCGGTTATCCGTCCGCCCTTTCACTGCGACTACGGCTTTAACATCAGGATCGGAGCCCACGTTTACCTCAATTTCAACTGCGTCATCCTTGACGTGGCAGAGGTGACGATTGGCGAAGGAACCGCAATTGGGCCTGCTGTGCAGATTTATACCGCCGATCATCCGCATGATCCCGAGCAGAGGCAGGCAGGGCTGCAGTTCGGACGACCCGTCCGCATTGGCAGGCACGTCTGGATCGGCGGTGGAGCAATCATTCTCCCGGGCGTGACGATTGGCGATAATGCGGTCGTGGGCGCTGGCAGCGTAGTCACGCGAGATGTTCCTGCAGGCGCAAAGGTCCTCGGAAGTCCAGCTCGGGTCAAGGGCTGTTAA
- a CDS encoding dihydrodipicolinate synthase family protein, whose protein sequence is MSGLSKFPITPMKRDGQIAADALRGLIARLCAAEVDSIGLLGSTGTHTDLARKERRRALALALEETGGRLPVVVGVGALRTDEDVRLAQDSKALGAAGLLATVSYAPSRRMKSSSTSRPLPMRAVCQSFIYDNPGTTHFRFTPALVGRLAKVSGTVAIKNPTDKSDEIGGHLAGQRGITPDDFSIGYSGDWNATEAMICGADTWYSVLAEGGHAQHLSPHRNGCSNRRYCRSAPARCRPEPVWDLFRQFSSLRSVYALADSLGISQAEPPRPILPLSELAQAQDCLLPFPYSAGCFSA, encoded by the coding sequence TTGAGCGGACTATCCAAATTTCCTATCACGCCGATGAAACGCGACGGCCAGATCGCTGCGGACGCGCTGCGCGGGCTGATTGCCCGGCTCTGCGCGGCTGAAGTCGATTCCATCGGTCTCCTCGGCAGTACCGGCACCCACACGGACCTCGCACGAAAGGAACGCCGCCGGGCACTTGCGTTGGCTCTCGAGGAAACCGGTGGCCGCTTACCGGTTGTGGTAGGAGTCGGTGCTTTGCGAACCGACGAGGACGTCAGGTTGGCTCAGGATTCCAAAGCCTTGGGCGCCGCGGGCCTGCTTGCCACCGTCTCCTACGCTCCCTCACGGAGGATGAAGTCTTCAAGCACTTCTCGACCGTTGCCCATGAGAGCCGTCTGCCAATCGTTCATTTATGACAATCCTGGAACGACACATTTTCGCTTCACGCCGGCGCTCGTGGGGCGCTTGGCCAAAGTATCCGGCACTGTCGCGATTAAGAACCCGACGGACAAAAGCGATGAGATCGGAGGCCATCTGGCGGGCCAGAGAGGAATCACGCCAGACGATTTTTCGATCGGCTACAGTGGCGACTGGAACGCCACAGAAGCCATGATCTGCGGTGCCGATACCTGGTATAGCGTGCTTGCCGAGGGGGGTCATGCCCAGCATTTGTCTCCGCATCGTAATGGCTGCTCAAACCGGCGATATTGCAGAAGCGCGCCGGCTCGATGCCGCCCTGAACCGGTCTGGGATCTCTTCAGGCAGTTCTCCAGCCTTCGGTCGGTCTATGCGCTTGCAGACTCGCTCGGAATCTCCCAAGCCGAGCCGCCTCGTCCGATTCTCCCGCTTTCGGAGCTGGCACAGGCGCAAGATTGCTTACTGCCTTTCCCTTATTCGGCAGGATGTTTCTCCGCTTGA
- a CDS encoding aminotransferase class I/II-fold pyridoxal phosphate-dependent enzyme, translating to MTGSNQQGNLQDHSDLSHGVSLGFDTRAIHHAFDPAAFSRAVQPPVFLTSTYGFESVAANDAAASHGGRLYAREYNPTTEILEQRLANLEGAEAGLVVTTGMAAFGTLILSLLSQGDELVVHNTLYSNTVAMVEQGLPRFGIKVVPVDLSEPSNLDAAITDKTKLVYFETPVNPLSTILDIAAIAERAHGLNVKVAVDSTFASPALQRPIEHGADIVLHSLTKYINGHGDTLGGALLGDAETLHMLRETGLRYITGATLSPHSAFLILRGLKTLSLRMERHSASALAIARMLEAHPAVAWVSYPFLESRSIARKQMTQGSGMLAFGLHSGFEGARTMLDRLQLVTRAVSLGDTDSLIYHPASILRARQSIRKDAHLIEGVGEDLVRLSVGLEDVSDLIADLRQALQVL from the coding sequence ATGACCGGCAGCAACCAACAAGGCAACCTCCAGGACCACTCCGACCTGTCGCACGGCGTGAGCCTTGGGTTTGACACCCGGGCCATCCACCACGCGTTCGATCCTGCCGCCTTCTCAAGAGCGGTCCAGCCACCCGTCTTCCTGACATCGACCTATGGCTTTGAAAGCGTGGCGGCGAATGACGCTGCGGCATCGCACGGCGGCAGGCTCTATGCCCGCGAATATAACCCGACCACTGAGATTCTTGAGCAGAGGCTCGCCAACCTGGAAGGGGCTGAGGCAGGTCTTGTGGTGACGACCGGAATGGCTGCCTTCGGCACCCTGATCCTGTCACTGCTGTCGCAGGGCGACGAGCTCGTCGTGCATAACACGCTGTATTCGAATACCGTTGCCATGGTAGAGCAGGGCCTGCCTCGCTTCGGGATCAAGGTCGTTCCCGTGGATTTGTCCGAACCGTCGAACCTCGACGCGGCAATCACGGACAAGACGAAGCTGGTTTACTTCGAAACGCCGGTAAATCCCCTGAGCACCATTCTTGATATCGCGGCGATCGCAGAGCGTGCTCACGGGCTTAATGTAAAGGTCGCGGTGGACAGCACTTTTGCATCTCCCGCGCTCCAGCGGCCGATCGAACATGGCGCCGACATTGTGCTGCACTCCTTAACCAAATACATCAATGGGCACGGCGATACCCTGGGCGGTGCGCTGCTTGGAGACGCTGAAACGCTTCATATGTTGCGAGAAACCGGCCTGCGCTACATTACGGGTGCGACATTGTCGCCGCACTCGGCATTCCTGATTCTGCGGGGACTGAAGACACTGTCTCTTCGGATGGAGCGACACAGTGCTTCGGCCCTTGCGATCGCGCGCATGCTCGAGGCGCATCCAGCCGTTGCCTGGGTGAGCTATCCCTTCCTCGAATCCCGTTCCATAGCGCGCAAGCAAATGACCCAAGGGTCTGGCATGCTTGCTTTCGGCCTTCACTCGGGTTTTGAAGGTGCGCGAACAATGCTGGACCGGCTTCAGTTGGTGACACGTGCCGTGAGCCTGGGGGACACGGATAGCCTCATCTATCATCCGGCCAGCATACTCCGGGCGCGCCAGTCTATCCGGAAAGATGCTCACTTGATCGAAGGGGTCGGAGAAGACCTCGTCCGTCTCTCGGTAGGCCTTGAAGATGTCAGCGATCTGATCGCCGATCTGCGTCAGGCTCTTCAGGTTCTATGA